The following is a genomic window from Geobacillus subterraneus.
GTGGTGGAGCAAATTAACCGGTTGGAATCACAAATAGAAAAACTGACCGATGCCGAGTTGCGTGGGAAGACGGATGAGTTGAAAGAACAGCTTGCTTCCGGCAAGTCGGTGAAGGACATTCAAGTGGAAGCGTTCGCGGTGGTCCGCGAAGCAGCGAAACGAGTGCTCGGGATGCGCCATTTTGACGTTCAGCTGATCGGCGGCCTCGTTTTAGCCGAGGGAAACATTGCGGAAATGGCAACAGGTGAGGGGAAAACGCTCGTCGCTTCCCTCCCAAGCTACTTGCGGGCGCTAGAAGGAAAAGGGGTACATGTCATTACCGTGAACGACTATTTGGCGAAGCGCGACCGGAATTTAATTGGCCAAATTCACGAGTTTCTCGGCCTCACTGTCGGGCTCAATTTGCCGCTCATGTCACCGCAGGAAAAAAAACGGGCGTATCAAGCCGACATTACATACGGCATCGGCACGGAGTTTGGGTTTGACTATTTGCGCGATCATATGGTGTACGATGCTTCAGACAAAGTGCAACGGCCATACCATTATGCGATCATCGACGAAATTGACAGCGTGTTAATCGATGAGGCAAAAACGCCGCTCATTATCGCCGGAAAAACGCGTTCAAACGCCGAGCTCCACTATATCGCGGCGCGATTAGTCAAGCGGTTTGAGCGGGAGGTCGATTACATATATGAAGGGGAGACGAAGACGGTTAACTTGACAGATGAAGGCATTGAAAAGGTAGAGAAAGCGTTTGGCGTTGATAACTTGTATGATATAGAGCATCAAGTGTTATATCACTATGTCATTCAGGCGTTGCGGGCGCACGTTTTATTTAAACGTGACGTGGATTACATCATCCGCGATGGAAAAGTATTGCTTGTTGACGCATTTACCGGACGCGTGATGGAAGGCCGCTCGTTAAGCGACGGCCTTCATCAAGCGATTGAAGCGAAAGAAGGGCTCGAGATTACGGAAGAGAACAAAACATACGCTTCCATTACGATTCAAAACTATTTTCGCATGTACCCGATTTTATCAGGAATGACGGGAACAGCGAAAACAGAAGAAAAAGAATTCCAACGCATTTATGGGATGGATGTCATTCCGATCCCGACTAACAAACCGAAAATCCGCATCGACCTGCCTGATCGGGTGTACATGACCCGCCACGATAAGTACGTTGCCGTAGCGAAAGAAGTGAAGCGCCGCCATGGGAGCGGGCAACCGGTGTTAATCGGGACTACGTCGATTTTGCAGTCAGAAGAAGTGGCGAAGTATTTAGATCAAGAGCAAGTTCCGTACGAATTGCTCAATGCGAAAACGGTTGAACAAGAGGCAGAAGTGATCGCCCGAGCCGGGCAACGCGGGCGGGTGACGATTGCCACGAACATCGCCGGCCGCGGGACGGACATTTTGCTTGGCGAAGGAGTCGATGAGCTTGGCGGGCTTCATGTTCTTGGCACAGAGCGGCATGAAAGCCGACGGATTGACAACCAATTGAAAGGGCGGGCCGGCCGCCAAGGGGACCCAGGGTCAAGCCAGTTTTTCATTTCCCTTGAGGATGACATGTTCCGGCGCTTTGCGGCCGAGGAAACGGAAAAGTTAAAGGCGAAGCTGAAAACGGATGAGACGGGATGCATTTTGAATAACGACGTTCATGAGTTTGTCGATAAAGTGCAGCGAATCGTGGAAGGAATCAATTTCTCGATCAGGGAGTATAACTTAAAGCTCGATGACGTGATGAATGAACAGCGCCATGTCATTTACCAAATCCGTGATCGGGTGCTCGAGGAAAGCGACCGCGTGGCGCTTGTCATTCCGATGATTCGCTCTGCTTGTGACCGAATGGTAGATGCGTACGCCTTGCGGGAACAAATCCCTGAGGAATGGGATATCGAACGTATGGCGGAAGAGTTGAACCGAATCGTATACCGAACGCCGATCCAATTTGACCGCCCACCGGCCGATGTGGAAGATGTCAAACGACAAGTTGCAGCAGCCGTTGATTCGTATATAGCGTTTCTTGAGAAGAAAAAAGCGCACGCCCAGCTGCAAACGTTGCTGAGAAGCGTTATGTTGACCGTCATTGATGATCATTGGATGCGCCATTTGGATCAGATGGCGCTGTTAAAAGAAGGAATCGGGTTGCGCCATTACCAACAAGAAGACCCTATTCGTCTATACCAAAAAGAGGGATTTGAGATGTTTCGAGCCATGTATGAAGTGATCGAAAAAGAGATCAGTGTTCATACGGCGCGATTGCTTCAATCGTTAGAGCAAGAAGAAAACCACGCATAAGGGGGAATGTTCGTTGTTTCCATTTTTTAAAAAAAAGAAAAAAAGCGGCGGTGATACAACCGTAGCGGCTCAAGAAATCATGGAAGAAGCAGGGGAAGTCACGAGCACGGAAGACGTATATCCCGAATTGTCGCTTCATCCATCTTGGAACGTGCCAGCCGAAGAGCAATACGTGCTTCGTTTTTTAAACAATGAACTGCCGCCGTTACAGCCTAACCAAATTTCGTTGTCGGGCATCAGCTGGTCAAAAGAAGTAGATGGAATCATCGTATCGGCGTTTGTGCGCCATAGCTTGCCGAAATCGATTCAAATCGGCCGTGTTCCTTTATTATTGCTTCGGGAGGATGGAAGCATTTTAGCCCGAAAAGAGTTTGATCTGCAGGAACTCGGAAGCCTTCCGCCAAAAACGAGCCGTCCGTGGCGCTTTATATTCGGCTATGAGACGTTGCGGACCGATGAGATCCCGAGGGAAGGGTGGAAGCTGGCGTTTGAACTGAAGCCGAAACATCGGCTTGAACTGGAGAAGAGTTGGGAAGAGGCGCTGCCGGAAGAAGAAAAAGAGAAGTTGCGGCGCATCGTCGACGAGCTAGGAGCGCCAAAAAGTGGCGAAGTGAACGTTTTTGGCCTCCAAGCCGCGATGAACGACGGGGAGTTGCGGGTGACGGTGCTGATTCGTAACGGCAGTGACAAAACGATTTATCTGGAGCAGCTGCCGCTTCAAGTAGAAGATGCGACAGGGGACGTTGTTGCTCGGGGAGGCTTTACGTTGGATCGCCTAGAGATCAAAGCGAACACAACCAAACCGTGGACATTCATTTTTCCCCCATCGCTCGTTCAAAAAGCAGAGCCGGATTTCAGTAGTTGGAAACTCAGCATTATCCAATCGTAATTTGCCGCTGATCCGCTATATATACGTTGCAATTTTGTTTTACATGGCATTGTTTACTCTTCCTGTCACCTTGTCAGGAGGTAAAGACTGGAGATCGCAAATTCTTTATTACAACCTATATAGATGCAAAAAGAACGTTCTGCCGCCTGGCAGAACGTTCTTTATTATGGAAAAAGGAAGATACCCGCATCAGCACGCAGATATCTTCCTCGGCCTCAACCCGTCCATCGCCCCTTCGACTATACCCATGCAAAACGGAGGACGGTCCTCATTATTTATTGTACCATAACCGACGTAGTAGACAAGCCAAAATGTGAAAATATTATACAAAATGCATGAATTATCCTCTATATCCATTCCTTTCATCCTAAAAAATGTAAATTAACTCCCCTTTTTTCATACGTTTTTGCGAACGATTATAAAAGAGAAGGCGGTTAACTAGTGAAAATTAAATATTTCATAGTTTTGTTGTCTATGATATAATCCTCAATGGTATGACTCTATTTTTTATAGTATTTTCTCTGTTCACCGCTTTTATGCACACGATTTGTTGTCGGTAGCCCAACATATTGCCAAACAATGAAAAAATCGATGGACAAGAAAATGAAATGAGTGGTTATGATAAGATTAAGGAGGATTTTTTATGGGTTACTTTTTGACCTTGTTGCTTTGCTTCTTTGCCTCCGTGACCATTACACCGCTGGTGAAAAAGCTGGCCTTTATCGTTGGCGCCACGGATCGGCCGAATCAGCGGAAAGTACATCAAAAAATTATGCCGCGTTTGGGCGGATTAGCCATATATATTGCCTTTGTGATCGGTGTGCTGGTTTTGGACCCAGATAACGCTGTAGAAATTCCCATTTTGTTAGGGAGTGTCATTATTATTATTACCGGTATGCTTGACGATTTAATCGAACTTTCCCCGAAACTCAAGCTGGCCGGTCAGCTGTTCGCCGCGTTTGTCGTTGTCGTATTTGGCGGGATTCAAGTGGAGTACATCAACTTGCCGTTTGGTTCCCAGTTGCACTTTGGCGTGCTTAGCATTCCGCTTACGATCCTTTGGATCGTTGGCATTACAAACGCCATTAACTTAATCGATGGCTTGGATGGCTTAGCGGCTGGCGTCTCTGCCATCGCTTTAGTCACCGTCACGTGGATGGCGTTTTTAAAAGGCGATTTGTTTGTCGCTGGCATGAGCATCATTTTAATTGGCAGCATCTTAGGGTTTTTAGTTTATAATTTCCATCCTGCCAAAATTTTCATGGGCGATACAGGGGCGCTCTTTTTAGGGTACATGATCTCTGTGTTGTCGTTGTTAGGGTTTAAAAACGTCACAGCGATTTCCTTTATTATCCCGGTGATCATTTTAGGCGTACCGATTTCCGATACGTTTTTCGCGATCATCCGCCGCTTGCTGAAACGGCAGCCGCTATCTGCGCCAGACAAGTCACACTTGCACCATTGCCTGCTGCGGCTCGGATACAGCCACCGCCAAACGGTGCTCATTATTTACGGTGTGAGCGCCTTGTTTGGATTGATCGCCGTCATTTTATCCAAAGCCGCCGCTTGGGTATCACTTATTATTTTGACCATTGTCGTGTTGGCGCTTGAGGTAATGGCAGAAAAAATTGGCTTAGTCGGCCATGATTACCGCCCAATTTTACGAATTGTCCAAGGCATTCGTTATGTAAACGGAAAAATGAAATAAACAGGCTGTCCCAAGAGGTGGGACAGCTATTTTTATACACAAGGAGGGAGTCAACGGGGCCAATCGTTGATAAGGAAGGCGGAGCGGAGCGATGGTCTTCCTTGAATAGGGAATATGATATAGTGTACCTAAAATAGGGGAATGTGAACTACTCCCACTTAGCTTCGCTTGAAGTGGGAGACTTCTTTCGGAATTATGTTAAAAAAAGGTGTCCCGCTGCGTCCGAGACACCCACTACACGTTTCAATTCCTCTCTTCGTTTCGTTGTTGTTCGGCTGATGCATGCAACTGGGAGCGAAGGGCATCGGATACTTCTTGCACCGATTCTTCATCCAACCGATAGTAATAAACCCCATCATTATCATCCGTTCCTTGTAAGACAAGCGATTCGGTTTGAAGCGGGTTGCCGGTTGATACATAGTAAATCAAGGCTTTGATGTCATCGAAGGTGAAGTTTGTTTTCATATTGTTTCCGATCGCTTCAATGACATCATCATATTTTGAAATGGAACCAGTGTGGCTCGCCTTTCTCAAGATGGCCTGCAAAATTTGCTGCTGTCGCTTGCCGCGTTCAATGTCGTTATCTTTTTTGCGCGTCCGCGCCAATGCTAAAGCTTCTTCCCCATTTAAGTGTTGGTATCCTTTTTTAAGGACAATGGCGTTTCGATGGTCTTCAGCATCTTTTTCCCGAATATCATATGGCACTTCCACTTCAATGCCGCCGAGTGCATCGACAACATCGATAAAGGCGTAAAAGTTCATCTTCACGTAATAATCAATCGGGACATCAAACAAATGTTCGACTGATTCAATGGTACATTTCGTCCCTCCGTAAGCATGGGCGTGAGTAATTTTATCGTACTGATCCTCGCAAGGAATGTATACATATGA
Proteins encoded in this region:
- the secA2 gene encoding accessory Sec system translocase SecA2 — its product is MLSLLKRAIGYTHERQLKKYMQVVEQINRLESQIEKLTDAELRGKTDELKEQLASGKSVKDIQVEAFAVVREAAKRVLGMRHFDVQLIGGLVLAEGNIAEMATGEGKTLVASLPSYLRALEGKGVHVITVNDYLAKRDRNLIGQIHEFLGLTVGLNLPLMSPQEKKRAYQADITYGIGTEFGFDYLRDHMVYDASDKVQRPYHYAIIDEIDSVLIDEAKTPLIIAGKTRSNAELHYIAARLVKRFEREVDYIYEGETKTVNLTDEGIEKVEKAFGVDNLYDIEHQVLYHYVIQALRAHVLFKRDVDYIIRDGKVLLVDAFTGRVMEGRSLSDGLHQAIEAKEGLEITEENKTYASITIQNYFRMYPILSGMTGTAKTEEKEFQRIYGMDVIPIPTNKPKIRIDLPDRVYMTRHDKYVAVAKEVKRRHGSGQPVLIGTTSILQSEEVAKYLDQEQVPYELLNAKTVEQEAEVIARAGQRGRVTIATNIAGRGTDILLGEGVDELGGLHVLGTERHESRRIDNQLKGRAGRQGDPGSSQFFISLEDDMFRRFAAEETEKLKAKLKTDETGCILNNDVHEFVDKVQRIVEGINFSIREYNLKLDDVMNEQRHVIYQIRDRVLEESDRVALVIPMIRSACDRMVDAYALREQIPEEWDIERMAEELNRIVYRTPIQFDRPPADVEDVKRQVAAAVDSYIAFLEKKKAHAQLQTLLRSVMLTVIDDHWMRHLDQMALLKEGIGLRHYQQEDPIRLYQKEGFEMFRAMYEVIEKEISVHTARLLQSLEQEENHA
- a CDS encoding accessory Sec system S-layer assembly protein: MFPFFKKKKKSGGDTTVAAQEIMEEAGEVTSTEDVYPELSLHPSWNVPAEEQYVLRFLNNELPPLQPNQISLSGISWSKEVDGIIVSAFVRHSLPKSIQIGRVPLLLLREDGSILARKEFDLQELGSLPPKTSRPWRFIFGYETLRTDEIPREGWKLAFELKPKHRLELEKSWEEALPEEEKEKLRRIVDELGAPKSGEVNVFGLQAAMNDGELRVTVLIRNGSDKTIYLEQLPLQVEDATGDVVARGGFTLDRLEIKANTTKPWTFIFPPSLVQKAEPDFSSWKLSIIQS
- a CDS encoding glycosyltransferase family 4 protein; this encodes MGYFLTLLLCFFASVTITPLVKKLAFIVGATDRPNQRKVHQKIMPRLGGLAIYIAFVIGVLVLDPDNAVEIPILLGSVIIIITGMLDDLIELSPKLKLAGQLFAAFVVVVFGGIQVEYINLPFGSQLHFGVLSIPLTILWIVGITNAINLIDGLDGLAAGVSAIALVTVTWMAFLKGDLFVAGMSIILIGSILGFLVYNFHPAKIFMGDTGALFLGYMISVLSLLGFKNVTAISFIIPVIILGVPISDTFFAIIRRLLKRQPLSAPDKSHLHHCLLRLGYSHRQTVLIIYGVSALFGLIAVILSKAAAWVSLIILTIVVLALEVMAEKIGLVGHDYRPILRIVQGIRYVNGKMK
- a CDS encoding LCP family protein, producing MTNERKLHRKKMRKKKRRRRLAFGCLLLFLVLVASGLGYASFLMHKMKTAMNEAYEEIGTKETMGDHLDPKKDSFTVLFIGIDDSKTRNFQSDTRSDALILAAFNADTQSVKMVSIPRDSYVYIPCEDQYDKITHAHAYGGTKCTIESVEHLFDVPIDYYVKMNFYAFIDVVDALGGIEVEVPYDIREKDAEDHRNAIVLKKGYQHLNGEEALALARTRKKDNDIERGKRQQQILQAILRKASHTGSISKYDDVIEAIGNNMKTNFTFDDIKALIYYVSTGNPLQTESLVLQGTDDNDGVYYYRLDEESVQEVSDALRSQLHASAEQQRNEERN